In the genome of Lathyrus oleraceus cultivar Zhongwan6 chromosome 4, CAAS_Psat_ZW6_1.0, whole genome shotgun sequence, the window AACGCGacgtcaacttacgcgacttcaatACTCTACCGACACCCGTTACCGGAGTAACTCTTAAAAACACATGATCATCTACCTCACTCTCAAGCGGTTTCCTTCTCTTGTTATGgtaactcttctgacgactttGAGAAACCTTCATCTTCTCTCTGATCATTTTAATCTTATCAGTAGTCTGTTGAACTATCTCaggtccaaccacaacactctctccagattcgtaccaacacaaaggcgTCATACACCTTataccatacaaagcttcaaacggagCCATATCAATACTTGAATGAAAAttattgttgtaggtaaactcaatcaaaggcaagtaactatcccaagcacctccctgTTCCAAAACATAACCTCTCAAAAGATCCTCaagcgactgaatcgtcctctcagtctgaccatctgcctgcggatgataagcagaactcaaaCACAACTTTGTACTCAAAGCACattgcaaaccttcccaaaatcttGAATTAAACCTCACATCCCTATCTGACACAATgctagacggaataccatgcaaactgacaattttctcaatatacagctTTGCAAGCCTCTCCAtcggataatccattctaatcggaataAAGTGAGCAgatttcgtcaacctgtccacaataacccaaatagcttcacaattaCTCTGAGTCCTaggtaaaccagaaacaaaatccatagaaatattatcccatttccattcaggaatagataacggttgtaacaaaccagacgacttttgatgctcaatcttcgatTTCTGACAAATCAAACACGAATACACAAATTCCACAATCTTTTTCTTCATACCAGGCCACCAAAACAATTTCCtcaaatcttgatacatcttagtagcaccaggatgaatactcaaaccactatGATATCCTTCatcaagaatcctctttctcaaatccgaaacatcgggaacacaaactctatcatgacacctcatgataccattctcatcaataCGAAAATCACCATATTTACCTTGATTGATCAACGTCAATCGATCTACCAAAACCAAATCAGATTTCTGACCTTCTCGAATCTCATAAAAAATCCACTagtaagcttcaacataccaagtTTCACTCCAAAAGAAGTCtcttcacaaaccaaactcatatctAGAAATTTTTCAAGCAAAACCAATTCTCGCACCATCAAAACCGACATATGCAAAGATTTCCTACTCAAAGTGTCGGCTACAACATTCGCTTTTccaggatggtaattcaaaccaaaatcataatccttaaagaattccaaccatctcctttgcctcatattcaactctttctgatcgaacaaatacttcaaactcttgtgatcactaaacatATCGAATCTCGACCCAAATaaataatgtctccaaatctTCAAAACAAACACAGCAGCAGCTAATTCCAAATCATGAGTCAGATGATTCCTCTCATGCACTTTGAGTTGCCTTGAAGTATAAGCTACAACTTGTTGATTCTACATTAACACACCTCCTAaacccatcaaagaagcatcacaagACACAACAAACGGTTCTGAAGGATTCGGTAAAATCAAAACAGGAGCAATAGTCAATCTCCTCTTCAGCTCTTGAAAACTAGCTTCACACTGTGcagtccaaatgaaagcttgacaTTTCCTAGTCAACTGTGTTAACGGCAAAGATAACTTAGAAAAGCCTCCAATAAACTTTCCATAATAACTTGCCAAACCAAGAAAACTACGAATCTCATACACAGATTTTGGCGCTTCCCATTGAGATATAACCTcaatcttagaaggatcaacTGAAATACCATCACTAGAgatcacatggccaaggaaactcatTTCCTTCAACCAAAACTCGCACTTCGAAAGTTTAGCAAACAACTGCTTATCTttaaatacaaataaaataatcctcaaatgctcagcatgatcctcttcactcttcGATTAGATCAAAATATCATCGATAAACACAACAACAAACCTATGGagatatttatgaaaaatatgattcatgtactccataaatacaccaggtgcattcttcacaccgaaaggcatcaccgAATACGCATagtgtccataccttgttctaaaagcagtcttctgaatatcttcagctttcacacggatctgatgatacccaaacctcaaatcaatcttgctaaacacacaagcaccaaccaactgatccatcaaatcatcaatcctcggaagcagatacttattcttgatagtAACCTTATTCAGTTGTTTGTAATCCAtacacaacctcatagtaccttctttcttcttaactaacaagacaggtgcaccccacggtgacacactcggacaAATAAACCTATTATCAAGAAAATTCTCtagttgactcttcaactctttcaactcagatggTGACATCCAATACAGAGCCATCGATATCGGACTAGTACCAGGAATCAAATCAATCGtgaactcaacttcacgttcaGGCGACAAATCACTAACCTCATCAGGAAACACTTCAGGAAAATCATGAACAACTAGAAATTCACCCATTGTTCCATTTTCACTAAGCTTCAAACTTGGCACCAACATAAACACTTCAGCGCCATCTCGCACAGATTCATTCACTTGTTGAGTAGACAAGAATAAATCACCTTCCTTCTCTGGCTCAAGAAAAAGAATAACTTTCacaaaacaattgatatagatATGGTTGGCCCTCAACCAGTCCATTCCCAAAATAACATCAAGTTGACTCAATGGAAGACACATTAAATCAACTTCAAAATCTATATCACAAATATTCAACGGACATTTCAAACAAACAGATGAAGTAGTCACTGAACCCATAGCCGGAGTATTAATAACCATGCTTCCATGCATAACAGATAATTCAAGATTCaatctcttagcacaatccaaagaaataaaagaacacattgcaccggtatcaataatagtaatcAAAGGCATATtattaataaagcacgtacctcGAATCAATCTTTCCTCAGCAAAAGTATCAGCATCAGACAATGCAAACACTTTCCCTTTGGCTTGCTCCTTCTTCGACTTGTTGCACTTGGTACTAATGTGCCCTTGCTCACCACAATTGTAGCAAGTCACATTCGAACCAACTCTGCAATCAAAAGATTTGTGACCTTgcttgccacacttgaaacaaGTCACATCGCACTTAGGACACTCGGGAGCACGATGTCCCTCAACACCACATCTGGAGCACTTGATAGGAGTGTAAGATCCTCCCCCACACGACTTCTTTCCATCACCAACTTTCTTCTTACCATCATACGGATTCCATCGGAATTTCCCTTTTCCTTTCTTATCATGCAAGGATTTGTAATGAGCAACACTCTCATGGTTATCCTCATCATAGATCCtactcttgttaaccaactcaGAAAATCTTGTAATCTGTTGATAACCCATTTCCTTCTTGATCAggtctcaagccattcacaaacttaATACActtagatctctcagcattagtAGTGTTGTAATGGGGACAAAATTTGATTAACTCCTCAAACTTTGCAGCATACTCAGCTACGGTACCATTACCTTGCTTCAACTCAAGGAATTTAATTTCCTTATTTCCACGaacatcttctggaaaatacttctCCAGAAAAGCATCACAGAAAAGTGCCCAAGTCACTTCAATGCCATCCTCATCAAATCTCTGAACAATGTTGCGCCACTAATCCTCATCTTCTTTCTCAAGCATATGAGTGCCAAATTACACCTTCTGCGCATCTAAATAGTCCATAACTCGAAAGATTTTCTCAATCGCCTTCAACCACTCTTGAGCTTTGTCAGGCTCATGAGCTTCACCAGTATTCATTTGCGGAATGACACCAGCCAACAGGGTCAATGCCGCCGCAAGCGCATCATCATTCCTTCCAGCAACCATCTTCCTGCTACACCAACcaaacaaccacaacaacaagGATTGTTAAAGAAACCATATTGATTGTGTCATACACACAAATCAGATACAACAGAATCAAACAAATTCATAACCTGGCCGAATGACAACCAGGCTCTGATgccactaatgtaacacccccCAAACTACTACTACTCAAATACAGCATATAATTGCATAATCAGAGTAAATTAAAGCATGCATACACGAGGGCATCATATTTACTTCTGCCAGAAACAACACATGTCATGCTCACATACAAGTAACACAGATTataaatcaaaaccaaataacCAACATGCAAACTCACACATCAATATAACATCTCTCTTCATAAATGGTAAATAGTGATGATTCCCATAAATCATCTACCACAAAATATCGTTTTAGGCTCTAAGGCCACTCAACATCAAAACCAACATATCCAAATAACAAGATAAAAGAGAGCACAACAATATCTATCAACATCAAAATAAATACAAATAATCCCATAAACCCAAGTGTTACATAACCATAGCACTATAGACTACCTAGTCAAAACACAACAAGAACTAGCCTCTGAATCTAATCCTTGTGTGAAGCACCACTATCTCCGGTACCTGAGCGATGTCATGATAGaacatcattccaacagaagggtgagaattcaaatcattatagaaaaacataataatatgaaatgtataaaaaacatatatatatTATTAGAATTCGTCACACTTCATACAAACATGCAACATATCATCTTATTAAAGAATCACATGTTTACCATAATACGACATGGCTCAACAATCCACAAGTATTCATTTATAAGTACTAAATGATGTACAAAAGTCATATTTCATAACATATCAATTTCATGTACATattatcatccatcatcatttacaaatcatcatcaaatatgtatACAACTTTCACATGATTCCATAATATATACAAGTCACAATTTCATCACATATAACACAAATATGCACACATATCACatcaacaacacatcaacaattCATATCAAATGGATCACCTAAAGTCCATGTATATGTATATCTACCAAATTCATATCCACACAATCATATCACATAATAACACAAACAACAATTCACACCGACATGTGCGACTCAATGTGTGACTCAATGCGATATGCAAGTAGATcgtgtaacacccctttttctatcccaaaatacttaacatataatcagagtaaataagcacgcatataaacaaaagggcgtcacatcgatgttttcaaaaactaaaagctttcaaaaaccaacatcattcatcatcaatacacaatacacctggtcatttgAAATAACACATTTTcattatcatgaatattcaagaatatgcgttcgcaacggaaaataacgaatatccgtgcatttcataaaatgatccatgtcccataccatgatcatctctcaataatctcttcaattaaacatgttcacaagtaataccataaaacatatccaaataagacacgagttcaatactaccaatctacccagtgttacatgaccagagcattgactcactacttagtctctaaaacaaagcaCCGAAGCTCTCCAGCTAACCTCGAGTGCTAC includes:
- the LOC127135065 gene encoding uncharacterized protein LOC127135065; translation: MDFVSGLPRTQSNCEAIWVIVDRLTKSAHFIPIRMDYPMERLAKLYIEKIVSLHGIPSSIVSDRDVRFNSRFWEALYGIRCMTPLCWYESGESVVVGPEIVQQTTDKIKMIREKMKVSQSRQKSYHNKRRKPLESEVDDHVFLRVTPVTGVGRVLKSRKLTSRFIGPYQIFEKVGDVAYRITLPPSLANLHYVFHVSQLRRYIVDPSHIVQLDDVKVRDNLTVETLPMRIEDREVKQIRGKEIALVKVVWGGPADGNVTWELESQMRDSYPELFV
- the LOC127135066 gene encoding uncharacterized protein LOC127135066, translating into MGYQQITRFSELVNKSRIYDEDNHESVAHYKSLHDKKGKGKFRWNPYDGKKKVGDGKKSCGGGSYTPIKCSRCGVEGHRAPECPKCDVTCFKCGKQGHKSFDCRVGSNVTCYNCGEQGHISTKCNKSKKEQAKGKVFALSDADTFAEERLIRDFEVDLMCLPLSQLDVILGMDWLRANHIYINCFVKVILFLEPEKEGDLFLSTQQVNESVRDGAEVFMLVPSLKLSENGTMGEFLVVHDFPEVFPDEVSDLSPEREVEFTIDLIPGTSPISMALYWMSPSELKELKSQLENFLDNRFICPSVSPWDKQLFAKLSKCEFWLKEMSFLGHVISSDGISVDPSKIEVISQWEAPKSVYEIRSFLGLASYYGKFIGGFSKLSLPLTQLTRKCQAFIWTAQCEASFQELKRRLTIAPVLILPNPSEPFVVSCDASLMGLGGVLM